The Symphalangus syndactylus isolate Jambi chromosome 11, NHGRI_mSymSyn1-v2.1_pri, whole genome shotgun sequence genome contains a region encoding:
- the SALL1 gene encoding sal-like protein 1: MSRRKQAKPQHFQSDPEVASLPRRDGDTEKGQQSRPAKSKDAHVCGRCCAEFFELSDLLLHKKNCTKNQLVLIVNENPASPPETFSPSPPPDNPDEQMNDTVNKTDQVDCSDLSEHNGLDREESMEVEAPVANKSGNSTSSGSHSNTAPSSSSSSSSSGGSSTGTSAITTSLPQLGDLTTLGNFSVINSNVIIENLQSTKVAVAQFSQEARCGGASGGKLAVPALMEQLLALQQQQIHQLQLIEQIRHQILLLASQNADLPTSSSPSQGTLRTSANPLSTLSSHLSQQLAAAAGLAQSLASQSASISGVKQLPPIQLPQSSSGNTIIPSNSGSSPNMNILAAAVTTPSSEKVASSAGASHVSNPAVSSSSSPAFAISSLLSPASNPLLPQPASANSVFPSPLPNIGTTAEDLNSLSALAQQRKSKPPNVTAFEAKSTSDEAFFKHKCRFCAKVFGSDSALQIHLRSHTGERPFKCNICGNRFSTKGNLKVHFQRHKEKYPHIQMNPYPVPEHLDNIPTSTGIPYGMSIPPEKPVTSWLDTKPVLPTLTTSVGLPLPPTLPSLIPFIKTEEPAPIPISHSATSPPGSVKSDSGGPEPATRNLGVLPEEAEGSTLPPSGGKSEESSMVTNSVPTASSSVLSSPAADCGPVGSATTFTNPLLPLMSEQFKAKFPFGGLLDSAQASETSKLQQLVENIDKKATDPNECIICHRVLSCQSALKMHYRTHTGERPFKCKICGRAFTTKGNLKTHYSVHRAMPPLRVQHSCPICQKKFTNAVVLQQHIRMHMGGQIPNTPVPDSYSESMESDTGSFDEKNFDDLDNFSDENMEDCPEGSIPDTPKSADASQDSLSSSPLPLEMSSIAALENQMKMINAGLAEQLQASLKSVENGSVEGDVLTNDSSSVGGDMESQSAGSPAISESTSSMQALSPSNSTQEFHKSPSIEDKPQRAVPSEFANGLSPTPVNGGALDLTSSHAEKIIKEDSLGILFPFRDRGKFKNTACDICGKTFACQSALDIHYRSHTKERPFICTVCNRGFSTKGNLKQHMLTHQMRDLPSQLFEPSSNLGPNQNSAVIPANSLSSLIKTEVNGFVHVSPQDSKDTPTSHVPSGPLSSSATSPVLLPALPRRTPKQHYCNTCGKTFSSSSALQIHERTHTGEKPFACTICGRAFTTKGNLKVHMGTHMWNSTPARRGRRLSVDGPMTFLGGNPVKFPEMFQKDLAARSGSGDPSSFWNQYAAALSNGLAMKANEISVIQNGGIPPIPGSLGSGNSSPISGLTGNLERLQNSEPSAPLAGLEKMASSENGTNFRFTRFVEDSKEIVTS, translated from the exons GAGACACAGAAAAGGGTCAACAGAGTCGCCCTGCTAAGAGCAAGGATGCCCACGTCTGTGGCCGGTGCTGTGCCGAGTTCTTTGAATTATCAGATCTTCTGCTCCACAAGAAGAACTGTACTAAAAATCAATTAGTTTTAATCGTAAATGAAAATCCAGCCTCTCCACCCGAAAccttctcccccagcccccctCCCGATAATCctgatgaacaaatgaatgacacAGTTAACAAAACAGATCAAGTGGACTGCAGCGACCTTTCAGAACACAACGGACTTGACAGGGAAGAGTCCATGGAGGTGGAGGCCCCGGTTGCTAACAAAAGCGGCAACAGCACTTCCAGCGGCAGCCACAGCAATACCGCcccaagcagcagcagcagcagcagcagcagtggcggCTCCTCCACAGGTACCTCAGCGATCACAACCTCTCTACCTCAACTCGGGGACCTGACAACACTGGGCAACTTCTCCGTGATCAACAGCAACGTCATCATTGAGAACCTCCAGAGCACCAAGGTGGCGGTGGCCCAGTTCTCCCAGGAAGCGAGGTGCGGCGGGGCCTCTGGGGGCAAGCTGGCTGTCCCAGCCCTCATGGAACAACTCTTAGctctgcagcagcagcagatcCACCAGCTGCAATTGATCGAACAGATTCGTCACCAAATCTTGCTGTTGGCTTCTCAGAACGCAGACTTGCCAACATCTTCTAGTCCTTCTCAAGGTACTTTACGAACATCTGCCAACCCCTTGTCCACGCTAAGTTCCCATTTATCTCAGCAGCTGGCAGCAGCAGCTGGATTGGCACAGAGCCTCGCCAGCCAATCTGCCAGCATTAGTGGTGTGAAACAGCTACCCCCAATCCAGCTACCTCAGAGCAGTTCTGGCAACACCATCATTCCATCCAACAGCGGCTCTTCTCCCAATATGAACATATTGGCAGCGGCAGTTACCACCCCGTCCTCTGAAAAAGTGGCTTCAAGTGCTGGGGCCTCCCATGTCAGCAACCCAGCGGTCTCATCATCGTCCTCACCAGCTTTTGCAATAAGCAGTTTATTAAGTCCTGCGTCTAATCCACTTCTACCTCAGCCAGCCTCCGCTAACTCGGTTTTCCCCAGCCCTTTGCCCAACATCGGAACAACTGCAGAGGATTTAAACTCCTTGTCTGCCTTGGCCCAGCAAAGAAAAAGCAAGCCACCAAATGTCACTGCCTTTGAAGCGAAAAGTACTTCCGATGAGGCGTTCTTCAAACACAAGTGCAGGTTCTGCGCAAAGGTCTTTGGGAGTGACAGTGCCTTGCAGATCCACTTGCGTTCCCATACTGGAGAGAGGCCGTTCAAGTGCAACATCTGCGGGAACAGGTTCTCCACCAAGGGAAATTTGAAAGTCCACTTTCAGCGCCACAAAGAGAAATACCCTCATATCCAGATGAACCCCTATCCTGTGCCTGAGCATTTGGACAATATCCCCACGAGTACTGGCATCCCATATGGCATGTCCATCCCTCCAGAGAAGCCAGTCACCAGCTGGCTAGACACCAAACCAGTCCTGCCTACTCTGACCACTTCAGTCGGCCTGCCGTTGCCCCCGACCCTCCCAAGCCTCATACCCTTCATCAAGACGGAAGAGCCAGCCCCCATCCCCATCAGCCACTCTGCCACCAGCCCCCCAGGCTCAGTCAAAAGTGACTCCGGGGGCCCTGAGCCAGCCACAAGAAACCTAGGTGTGCTCCCAGAGGAAGCCGAAGGGTCCACTCTGCCACCCTCTGGTGGCAAAAGCGAAGAGAGTAGCATGGTCACCAACTCAGTCCCGACGGCAAGCAGTAGCGTCCTGAGCTCCCCAGCGGCAGACTGCGGCCCCGTGGGCAGTGCCACCACCTTCACCAACCCTTTGTTGCCACTCATGTCCGAGCAGTTCAAGGCCAAGTTTCCTTTTGGGGGACTCCTGGACTCAGCCCAGGCATCAGAGACGTCCAAGCTTCAGCAACTGGTAGAAAACATTGACAAGAAGGCCACTGACCCCAATGAGTGCATCATCTGCCACCGGGTTCTCAGCTGCCAGAGCGCCTTGAAAATGCACTACAGGACACACACTGGGGAGAGGCCCTTTAAGTGTAAGATCTGTGGCCGGGCTTTCACCACGAAAGGGAATCTTAAAACCCACTACAGTGTCCATCGTGCTATGCCCCCACTCAGAGTCCAGCATTCCTGCCCCATCTGCCAGAAGAAGTTCACGAATGCTGTGGTCCTGCAGCAGCACATCCGAATGCATATGGGAGGCCAGATCCCCAACACCCCAGTCCCCGACAGCTACTCTGAGTCCATGGAGTCTGACACAGGTTCCTTTGATGAGAAAAATTTTGATGACCTAGACAACTTCTCTGATGAAAACATGGAAGACTGTCCTGAGGGCAGCATCCCCGATACACCTAAGTCTGCAGACGCCTCCCAAGACAGCTTATCCTCTTCACCTTTGCCCCTCGAGATGTCGAGCATCGCTGCTTTGGAAAATCAGATGAAGATGATCAATGCTGGCCTAGCAGAGCAGCTACAGGCCAGCCTGAAGTCAGTGGAAAATGGGTCCGTTGAGGGGGATGTCCTGACCAATGATTCATCCTCAGTGGGTGGTGACATGGAGAGCCAAAGTGCTGGCAGCCCAGCCATCTCAGAGTCTACCTCTTCCATGCAGGCTCTGTCCCCGTCCAACAGCACGCAGGAGTTCCACAAGTCACCCAGCATTGAGGACAAACCACAGAGAGCGGTCCCAAGCGAGTTTGCCAATGGTTTGTCTCCCACCCCAGTGAATGGTGGGGCTTTGGATTTGACATCTAGTCACGCAGAGAAAATCATCAAAGAAGATTCTTTGGGGATCCTCTTCCCTTTTAGAGACCGGGGTAAATTTAAAAACACTGCTTGTGACATTTGTGGCAAAACATTTGCTTGTCAGAGTGCCTTGGACATTCACTATAGAAGTCATACCAAAGAGAGACCATTTATTTGCACAGTTTGCAATCGTGGCTTTTCCACAAAGGGTAATTTGAAGCAGCACATGTTGACACATCAGATGCGAGATCTGCCATCCCAGCTCTTTGAGCCCAGTTCCAACCTTGGCCCCAATCAGAACTCAGCGGTGATTCCCGCCAACTCGTTGTCATCTCTCATCAAAACAGAGGTCAACGGCTTCGTGCATGTTTCTCCTCAGGACAGTAAGGACACCCCCACCAGTCACGTCCCGTCTGGGCCTCTGTCTTCCTCTGCCACATCCCCAGTTCTGCTCCCTGCTCTGCCCAGGAGAACTCCCAAGCAGCACTACTGCAACACGTGTGGCAAAACCTTCTCCTCATCGAGTGCCCTGCAGATTCACGAgagaactcacactggagagaaaccctttgCTTGCACTATTTGTGGAAGAGCTTTCACGACTAAAGGCAATCTTAAG GTACACATGGGCACTCACATGTGGAATAGCACCCCTGCACGGCGGGGTCGGCGGCTCTCTGTGGATGGCCCCATGACATTTCTAGGAGGCAATCCCGTCAAGTTCCCAGAAATGTTCCAGAAGGATTTGGCGGCAAGATCAGGAAGTGGGGATCCTTCCAGCTTCTGGAATCAGTATGCAGCAGCGCTCTCCAACGGGCTGGCGATGAAGGCCAACGAGATCTCCGTCATTCAGAACGGTGGCATCCCTCCAATTCCTGGAAGCCTCGGCAGTGGGAACAGCTCACCTATTAGTGGGCTGACGGGAA